Proteins encoded within one genomic window of Gammaproteobacteria bacterium:
- the sufB gene encoding Fe-S cluster assembly protein SufB, with protein sequence MSKSGSIEELVGQKYRHGFVTDIESDTVPPGLDEDVIRLISAKKGEPSFLLEWRLKAFRYWLTQSEPAWAKLHHPPIDYQAISYYSAPKVRSDAPRSIDEVDPKLLATYDKLGIPLHERARLAGVAVDAVFDSVSVATTFQEKLAAAGVIFCSFSEAVRRHPALVEEYLGSVVPYRDNYFATLNSAVFSDGSFVYVPKGVRCPMELSTYFRINAAKTGQFERTLIIAEEGSHVSYLEGCTAPQRDENQLHAAVVELVALRGAEIKYSTVQNWYPGDEHGIGGIYNFVTKRGDCRGADSKISWTQVEAGSAITWKYPSCILRGDNSVGEFYSVAVTNNLQQADTGTKMIHIGRNTRSTIVSKGISAGRAQQSYRGLVKVFPSADGARNFTQCDSLLIGKQCGAHTFPYMEIRNPGAIIEHEATTSKISDDQLFYCRQRGLSAEDAVNLIVNGFCKQVFRELPMEFAVEAQNLLNVSLEGAVG encoded by the coding sequence ATGAGCAAGTCCGGATCCATCGAGGAGCTGGTCGGGCAGAAGTATCGCCACGGCTTCGTCACCGACATCGAGTCCGATACCGTGCCGCCCGGGCTCGACGAGGATGTCATCCGGCTGATCTCCGCCAAGAAGGGCGAACCTTCTTTCCTGCTCGAGTGGCGCCTCAAGGCCTTCCGCTACTGGCTCACCCAGAGCGAGCCCGCCTGGGCCAAGCTCCACCACCCGCCTATCGACTACCAGGCGATCTCCTACTACTCCGCTCCGAAGGTGCGCAGTGATGCTCCGCGCAGCATCGATGAGGTCGATCCGAAGCTGCTGGCAACCTACGACAAGCTCGGCATACCGCTCCACGAACGGGCGCGGCTGGCCGGCGTGGCTGTGGATGCTGTCTTCGACAGCGTCTCCGTGGCCACGACCTTCCAGGAAAAGCTGGCGGCCGCCGGCGTCATTTTCTGCTCATTCTCCGAGGCGGTACGCAGGCATCCGGCACTCGTCGAGGAGTACCTGGGCAGCGTGGTTCCCTATCGTGACAACTACTTTGCCACGCTGAATTCAGCGGTATTCTCCGACGGCTCGTTCGTCTACGTGCCCAAGGGGGTACGCTGCCCGATGGAGCTGTCCACGTATTTCCGCATCAATGCCGCGAAGACCGGCCAGTTCGAACGCACACTGATCATCGCCGAGGAAGGTTCCCACGTCAGCTACCTGGAGGGTTGTACCGCGCCCCAGCGCGACGAGAACCAGCTCCACGCCGCCGTCGTCGAACTCGTGGCGTTGCGTGGTGCCGAGATCAAGTACTCCACGGTGCAGAACTGGTACCCGGGAGACGAGCACGGCATCGGCGGCATCTACAACTTCGTCACCAAGCGCGGGGATTGCCGCGGTGCCGACTCGAAGATTTCCTGGACGCAGGTGGAGGCCGGATCGGCCATCACCTGGAAGTACCCGAGCTGCATCCTGCGGGGCGACAATTCCGTCGGCGAGTTCTACTCGGTAGCGGTCACCAACAACCTGCAACAGGCCGATACCGGCACGAAGATGATCCACATCGGCCGCAATACACGCAGCACCATCGTCTCCAAGGGCATCTCCGCGGGGCGCGCTCAACAGTCCTATCGCGGGCTGGTGAAGGTATTCCCGTCAGCGGATGGTGCCCGCAACTTCACGCAGTGCGATTCCTTGCTGATCGGCAAGCAGTGCGGAGCGCACACCTTCCCGTACATGGAGATCCGCAATCCGGGTGCGATCATCGAGCACGAGGCCACCACCTCGAAGATCTCCGATGACCAGCTGTTCTACTGCCGGCAGCGCGGACTCTCGGCGGAGGACGCCGTCAATCTCATCGTCAACGGATTCTGCAAGCAGGTCTTCCGCGAACTGCCGATGGAGTTCGCCGTGGAAGCCCAGAACCTGCTGAACGTCAGCCTGGAGGGAGCCGTCGGCTGA
- the sufC gene encoding Fe-S cluster assembly ATPase SufC translates to MLLEVDNLHASVAGTPILKGLSLRVGPGEVHAIMGPNGSGKSTLAHVLAGREGFEVTAGTALFRGKDLLALSPEERAREGLFLGFQYPVEIPGVNNVYLLRAALNARRRHRGETEIDALQFMRLVREKARLMQMGEQFISRGVNEGFSGGEKKRNEIFQMTILEPALAVLDETDSGLDIDALKVVANGVNSLRNGQRSFVMVTHYQRLLSHIEPDFVHVLAGGRIVRTGDRSLALDLEARGYDWLVAANG, encoded by the coding sequence ATGCTTCTGGAAGTCGATAACCTGCACGCCAGCGTCGCCGGCACGCCGATCCTCAAGGGCCTCTCCCTGCGGGTCGGTCCTGGCGAGGTCCACGCCATCATGGGCCCCAATGGCTCCGGCAAGAGCACCCTGGCCCACGTGCTGGCGGGACGGGAGGGCTTCGAAGTCACCGCAGGCACCGCGCTTTTCCGCGGCAAGGACCTGCTGGCACTGAGTCCCGAGGAACGGGCCCGCGAAGGGCTCTTCCTGGGCTTCCAGTACCCGGTGGAAATCCCGGGCGTCAACAATGTCTACCTGCTGCGGGCTGCACTCAATGCGCGGCGCCGGCACCGCGGCGAGACCGAGATCGATGCCCTGCAGTTCATGCGTCTGGTGAGGGAAAAGGCCAGGCTGATGCAGATGGGCGAGCAGTTCATATCGCGAGGGGTCAACGAGGGTTTCTCGGGCGGCGAGAAGAAGCGCAACGAGATCTTCCAGATGACCATCCTGGAGCCTGCCCTGGCCGTGCTCGACGAGACCGATTCCGGCCTGGACATCGATGCGCTGAAGGTGGTCGCCAACGGCGTCAACAGCCTCCGCAATGGGCAGCGCAGCTTTGTCATGGTCACCCACTACCAGCGCTTGCTGTCGCATATCGAGCCCGACTTCGTCCACGTGCTCGCTGGCGGACGCATCGTGCGCACCGGTGACCGTTCACTGGCGCTCGACCTCGAGGCCCGCGGCTACGACTGGCTCGTGGCAGCCAACGGCTAG
- the sufD gene encoding Fe-S cluster assembly protein SufD, with protein sequence MNARLGVASDLAGAFAIPVHTRPGLEWLQRLQLAALRQFERAGFPSSRLEDWRYTDLSGFAERSLRLSQPDPLGARRSAAANAAQPVPAGMGAVAIFDAGMLLPAASRLEPLAGLSLLGLDSAPARPAWETSLAGDTREDGDALASLNAAMLADGLAVEVAAGVDVERPLYIVHASGPTRIAHDRIILHLKPGSSCTLIEHQTSSGASAANSVTDIICERDARLTYVRLQDGSDEAFHLSTQRIHLHAGAEARLLGIDLGGQLARNDLRVTLEGPGAATDIHGLFFADGRRHIDNQTRVDHRAVRTRCREHFRGIADGSGRGIFNGKILVHPGADKADAVLRNENLLLSRQAEIDTKPELEIYADDVKCAHGATTGQLDPASIFYLRSRGIDAAAARRMLIAAFAREIVKQLPVKDLEDHIVELLGSRLPDLADVGAAP encoded by the coding sequence ATGAACGCGAGACTGGGTGTTGCCAGTGATTTGGCCGGGGCCTTCGCCATCCCGGTACACACGCGGCCTGGCCTGGAATGGCTGCAGCGCCTGCAGCTGGCGGCACTGCGCCAGTTCGAGCGCGCCGGGTTCCCCTCCTCCCGCCTCGAGGACTGGCGCTACACGGACCTCAGCGGCTTTGCCGAAAGGAGTCTGCGCCTGTCGCAGCCAGATCCGCTCGGTGCCAGGCGGTCAGCGGCTGCAAACGCCGCCCAGCCTGTTCCTGCGGGCATGGGCGCCGTAGCGATATTCGATGCAGGCATGCTGTTGCCGGCGGCATCCCGGCTCGAGCCGCTCGCCGGCCTGTCCCTGCTCGGACTCGACTCCGCACCGGCGCGCCCGGCCTGGGAGACCAGCCTGGCGGGCGACACCAGGGAGGATGGCGATGCCCTGGCCTCGCTCAATGCCGCCATGCTCGCCGACGGCCTGGCCGTCGAGGTCGCGGCCGGTGTCGATGTCGAACGGCCGCTGTACATCGTCCATGCCTCCGGGCCGACGCGGATTGCACATGACCGCATCATCCTGCACCTGAAGCCGGGCAGCAGCTGCACCCTCATCGAACACCAGACGAGCAGCGGCGCCAGCGCGGCAAATTCCGTGACCGACATCATCTGCGAGCGCGATGCCCGCCTCACCTACGTCAGGCTGCAGGACGGGTCGGACGAGGCCTTCCACCTGTCCACGCAGCGCATCCACCTGCATGCAGGAGCCGAAGCCCGTCTGCTGGGGATCGATCTGGGCGGGCAGCTGGCCCGCAACGATCTGCGGGTGACCCTCGAAGGTCCCGGCGCCGCCACGGACATCCACGGCCTGTTCTTCGCCGACGGTCGGCGGCACATCGACAACCAGACCCGCGTGGACCACCGGGCCGTCCGCACCCGCTGCCGCGAACACTTTCGCGGCATTGCCGATGGCTCCGGCCGCGGCATATTCAACGGCAAGATCCTCGTGCATCCCGGCGCCGACAAGGCAGATGCCGTCCTCCGCAACGAGAACCTGCTGCTCTCGCGGCAAGCCGAGATCGACACCAAGCCTGAACTGGAGATCTACGCCGACGACGTCAAGTGCGCCCACGGCGCCACCACCGGCCAGCTGGATCCCGCGTCGATCTTCTACCTTCGCTCCAGGGGCATCGATGCCGCCGCGGCAAGACGCATGCTCATCGCGGCCTTCGCCCGCGAGATCGTCAAGCAGCTGCCCGTGAAGGACCTCGAGGACCATATCGTGGAACTGCTTGGCTCCCGGCTGCCGGACCTCGCGGACGTGGGAGCTGCGCCATGA
- a CDS encoding cysteine desulfurase codes for MEAGTPVQARLDVERIRQDFPILQQEINGCPLAYLDNAASYQRPASVINAIRHYYEHDHANVHRGVHTLSHRATEAQEAGREAARRFLNASERAEIVFTRGATEAINLVAYALRESLKPGDEILISHMEHHSNIVPWQLACQRTGALLRVVPISPRGELRLDEFHRLLNPRTRLVAIAHVSNALGTVNPVAEITAAAHARGVPVLLDGAQAVAHQKVDVQALGCDFYALSGHKMCGPTGIGVLYGRRQWLEQLPPFQGGGDMILSVAFDHTEYNELPYKFEAGTPDVAGAVGLGAAIAYLERIGMDAIALHEAELLEHATRAIAALPGVRLIGEAREKAGVLSFNIDGIHPHDLGTVLDHQGVAIRAGHHCAMPVMDFFGVSGTARASFAFYNTHREVEQLVAAVEVARRMLA; via the coding sequence ATGGAGGCCGGGACCCCGGTCCAGGCCCGGCTCGACGTCGAGCGCATCCGCCAGGATTTCCCGATCCTGCAGCAGGAGATCAATGGCTGTCCGCTGGCCTACCTGGACAACGCCGCCTCCTACCAGAGGCCCGCCAGCGTCATCAACGCCATACGGCACTACTACGAACACGACCACGCCAACGTGCATCGTGGCGTACATACGCTCAGCCACCGGGCCACCGAGGCCCAGGAAGCCGGGCGCGAGGCGGCACGGCGCTTCCTCAACGCCAGCGAGCGCGCGGAGATCGTCTTCACGCGCGGGGCAACCGAGGCGATCAACCTGGTGGCCTATGCGCTGCGCGAGAGCCTCAAGCCTGGTGACGAGATCCTGATCTCCCACATGGAGCACCACTCGAACATCGTCCCCTGGCAGCTGGCCTGCCAGCGCACGGGCGCCCTCCTCCGGGTCGTGCCGATTTCCCCGCGGGGCGAACTCCGCCTCGATGAGTTCCACCGCCTGCTGAATCCCCGTACCAGGCTGGTTGCCATTGCCCATGTATCCAACGCGCTCGGCACGGTGAACCCGGTCGCGGAGATCACCGCCGCGGCGCACGCCCGTGGTGTTCCCGTGTTGCTGGATGGCGCCCAGGCGGTTGCCCACCAGAAGGTCGACGTGCAGGCCCTCGGCTGCGACTTCTACGCCCTCTCGGGCCACAAGATGTGCGGGCCCACCGGCATCGGCGTGCTGTACGGCCGGCGCCAATGGCTCGAGCAGCTGCCGCCGTTCCAGGGTGGCGGCGACATGATCCTGTCGGTGGCCTTCGATCACACCGAGTACAACGAGTTGCCCTACAAGTTCGAGGCCGGCACACCCGACGTGGCCGGGGCAGTCGGTCTCGGCGCGGCGATCGCCTACCTGGAGCGGATCGGCATGGACGCCATCGCGCTGCACGAGGCCGAGCTGCTGGAACACGCCACCCGAGCCATCGCTGCCTTGCCCGGCGTGCGCCTCATCGGCGAAGCCAGGGAGAAGGCAGGCGTGCTGTCGTTCAACATCGACGGCATCCATCCGCACGACCTGGGCACCGTCCTCGATCACCAGGGTGTCGCCATCCGCGCCGGCCACCACTGCGCCATGCCGGTCATGGACTTCTTTGGTGTCAGTGGCACGGCCCGCGCTTCCTTTGCCTTCTACAACACCCACCGCGAGGTGGAGCAGCTGGTGGCAGCCGTGGAGGTTGCACGCAGGATGCTTGCCTGA
- a CDS encoding SUF system NifU family Fe-S cluster assembly protein has translation MPKPEEPLAQLYRETVLEHSRRPHNFRRLEAPQHQATGNNPLCGDQVTLYLQESDGVVTDAAFEARGCAISVASSSMLTDIVRGRPTAEVQRLAREVAESFASADGILPGDLAALAGVRHYPARVRCATLPWRTLRAALDGAREPVSTE, from the coding sequence ATGCCGAAGCCCGAGGAACCACTGGCGCAGCTGTACCGGGAGACCGTGCTGGAGCACAGCCGCCGGCCACACAACTTCCGGCGACTGGAAGCACCCCAGCACCAGGCCACCGGCAACAACCCGCTGTGCGGCGACCAGGTCACGCTGTATCTGCAGGAGAGCGATGGCGTCGTCACCGACGCCGCCTTCGAGGCCCGCGGCTGCGCGATCTCCGTTGCGTCCTCATCGATGCTGACCGATATCGTGCGTGGCCGGCCAACGGCAGAAGTCCAGCGACTGGCCCGCGAGGTGGCCGAGTCCTTCGCCAGTGCGGACGGGATCCTGCCGGGAGACCTGGCAGCCCTGGCCGGGGTGCGCCACTACCCTGCCCGCGTGCGCTGCGCCACCCTGCCCTGGCGGACGCTGCGTGCGGCCCTGGACGGCGCCCGGGAGCCGGTGAGCACGGAGTAA
- the sufT gene encoding putative Fe-S cluster assembly protein SufT, whose translation MFGNENEPVVLKRDVDTLSVPAGIPNRLSKDSLVYITQAMGGSFTVYFEGNLYRVAGRDADALGKEPARLPELRPGATDGEFEQLVLDQMRTVYDPEIPINIVDLGLVYECRIEKSAETDTRSIHIKMTVTAPGCGMGEVLVEEVREKVRLLPTVASVDVELVFDPPWSMSMMSEEARLEAGLL comes from the coding sequence ATGTTTGGCAACGAGAATGAGCCGGTGGTCCTGAAGCGGGATGTGGATACCTTGAGTGTCCCGGCTGGCATCCCCAACCGCCTGTCGAAAGACTCCCTGGTCTACATCACGCAGGCCATGGGGGGCAGCTTCACCGTGTATTTCGAGGGCAATCTCTACCGCGTTGCGGGCCGTGACGCCGACGCCCTGGGCAAGGAGCCCGCCAGGCTACCGGAGCTCCGGCCGGGCGCAACCGATGGCGAGTTCGAGCAGCTGGTGCTGGACCAGATGCGCACCGTCTATGATCCGGAGATCCCCATCAACATCGTCGATCTCGGCCTCGTCTACGAATGCCGGATCGAGAAGTCCGCGGAGACCGATACCCGGTCCATTCACATCAAGATGACGGTGACGGCCCCGGGTTGCGGCATGGGCGAGGTGCTGGTCGAAGAAGTGCGCGAGAAGGTCCGTTTGCTGCCGACGGTGGCCAGTGTCGATGTCGAACTGGTGTTCGACCCGCCATGGAGCATGAGCATGATGTCCGAGGAGGCACGCCTCGAGGCCGGGCTGTTGTAG
- a CDS encoding histidine phosphatase family protein, with product MAASKRITLLRHAKAQQPAAGMADRDRPLNERGEQDARMIGRRLRAAGIRPSLLLTSPAIRALQTARLVAREIGYPLEFLQREADLYLASPQDMLQLVARQDDAFNDILLCGHNPGISELANQLTGAGIDHLPTCGMVVIEAQISSWSGLPAGGRLCRFESPQAGDIGDQREN from the coding sequence GTGGCAGCCAGCAAACGCATCACCCTGCTGCGCCACGCCAAGGCGCAGCAACCTGCGGCCGGAATGGCTGATCGCGATCGCCCCCTGAACGAACGCGGGGAGCAGGATGCACGCATGATCGGCCGCCGGCTCAGGGCAGCGGGAATCCGCCCGTCATTGTTGCTGACCAGCCCGGCCATCCGTGCCCTGCAGACCGCCAGGCTGGTGGCAAGGGAGATTGGCTATCCGCTGGAGTTCCTCCAGCGTGAGGCGGATCTCTACCTCGCCTCGCCTCAGGACATGCTGCAGCTTGTCGCCCGGCAGGACGATGCCTTCAACGACATTCTGCTGTGCGGCCACAATCCGGGTATCAGCGAACTCGCCAACCAGCTCACTGGCGCAGGCATAGATCACCTGCCGACCTGCGGGATGGTGGTCATCGAGGCGCAGATCAGCAGCTGGTCCGGCCTGCCTGCCGGCGGCAGGCTGTGCCGGTTCGAATCCCCGCAGGCTGGCGATATCGGGGATCAGCGAGAGAACTGA
- the sppA gene encoding signal peptide peptidase SppA encodes MAKSNIVFRFLGGIWRALNGLRRVLHLILLLLVFGVFLAGISGPPVHVPGSAALLVDPQGELVEQLAGDPLSRVLGELQGDGVRQVLLRDLVDSLEAAATDERIKAVVLRLEQLEGGGLPELKAVARAIGKVRAEGKKVIALGDSYEQGQYYLAAQADEVYLNDLGMVYVDGFGYYRTFLKAVLDKLRIDVNVFRVGEYKSFVEPFIRDDMSEDDKRASRQWLQSMWGSYQRDVVSARKLEPGALDDYANNFATYLQAAGGSASRVAKDRHLVDDLMSRQDFREYMIGQVGEGDELGEDGYNSIDYRQYLAALRRTRPGLGHEDSIGVIVASGQIVDGEAPPGEVGGDTLAGLIRQASDDDSIKAVVLRVDSPGGSMFASEVVLDELRELKATGKPLVVSMGGLAASGGYYIAMAADEIWADEATITGSIGVGAMVPTIDRGLDALGIHVDGFGTTRLAGQLRLDRPLGAEARDVLQQSVQDAYRIFVSSVAEARKMDPERVDAIARGRVWIGSDAKDLGLVDSLGDLPAAIDAAARRAGLEDGAFGVQYVEPELAWPARLLEQYSVHLLENARHMGVRMGHREASGLERLKREAQRQLEAFAAFNDPRGIYMLCSCVAN; translated from the coding sequence ATGGCCAAGAGCAATATCGTCTTTCGTTTCCTGGGTGGTATCTGGCGGGCACTCAACGGCCTGCGGCGGGTCCTGCACCTGATCCTGCTGCTGCTGGTCTTCGGTGTCTTCCTCGCCGGCATATCCGGCCCGCCGGTGCATGTCCCGGGTTCGGCTGCATTGCTGGTGGATCCGCAGGGCGAGCTCGTGGAGCAGCTCGCGGGTGATCCATTGAGCCGCGTGCTGGGGGAGCTGCAGGGCGATGGCGTGCGGCAAGTGCTGCTGCGCGATCTGGTGGATAGCCTGGAGGCGGCGGCCACCGATGAGCGGATCAAGGCAGTGGTCCTGCGCCTGGAGCAGCTCGAGGGGGGCGGCCTGCCTGAACTGAAGGCCGTCGCCAGGGCCATTGGCAAGGTGCGTGCCGAGGGCAAGAAGGTCATCGCGCTGGGTGATTCCTACGAGCAGGGCCAGTACTACCTCGCGGCGCAGGCTGACGAGGTCTACCTGAATGACCTGGGGATGGTGTATGTGGACGGCTTCGGCTACTACCGCACCTTCCTCAAGGCCGTCCTCGACAAGCTGCGAATCGATGTCAACGTGTTCCGGGTTGGCGAGTACAAGTCATTCGTGGAGCCCTTCATACGCGACGACATGTCCGAGGACGACAAGCGAGCGAGTCGCCAGTGGCTGCAGTCCATGTGGGGCAGCTACCAGCGTGACGTCGTCTCTGCGCGCAAGCTCGAGCCCGGTGCCCTGGACGACTATGCCAACAATTTTGCCACCTACCTGCAGGCGGCCGGCGGCTCCGCATCCCGGGTGGCGAAGGATCGCCACCTCGTGGACGACCTGATGAGCCGCCAGGATTTCCGCGAGTACATGATCGGCCAGGTGGGGGAGGGCGATGAGCTGGGTGAGGATGGCTACAACAGCATCGACTACCGGCAGTACCTGGCAGCGCTGCGCCGCACGCGTCCGGGCCTTGGCCATGAAGACAGCATCGGCGTCATCGTTGCCTCCGGCCAGATCGTGGATGGCGAGGCTCCTCCGGGCGAAGTGGGTGGCGACACACTGGCGGGCCTGATCCGCCAGGCCAGTGACGACGACAGCATCAAGGCCGTGGTGCTGCGGGTGGACAGCCCCGGGGGAAGCATGTTCGCTTCCGAAGTCGTGCTGGACGAACTGCGTGAACTCAAGGCGACCGGCAAGCCGCTGGTGGTGTCGATGGGCGGCCTGGCGGCATCCGGCGGCTACTACATCGCCATGGCAGCCGACGAGATCTGGGCCGACGAAGCCACCATCACCGGCTCAATCGGCGTGGGCGCGATGGTGCCGACGATCGACCGCGGGCTCGATGCGCTTGGCATCCACGTCGACGGCTTTGGCACCACCCGCCTGGCCGGTCAGCTGCGCCTGGACCGGCCTCTGGGTGCGGAAGCCCGCGATGTCCTGCAGCAGTCGGTGCAGGACGCCTACCGTATTTTCGTCAGCAGCGTCGCCGAAGCCCGCAAGATGGATCCGGAGCGCGTCGACGCCATCGCCCGAGGCCGCGTATGGATCGGCAGCGATGCCAAGGACCTGGGACTGGTGGATTCCCTGGGCGACCTGCCAGCAGCCATCGATGCCGCTGCCAGGCGGGCGGGTCTGGAGGACGGGGCCTTCGGCGTGCAGTATGTGGAGCCCGAACTGGCCTGGCCAGCCAGGCTCCTGGAGCAGTACTCCGTGCACCTGCTCGAGAATGCAAGGCACATGGGGGTGCGCATGGGCCACCGCGAGGCCAGCGGCCTCGAACGCCTGAAACGGGAGGCGCAACGCCAGCTCGAGGCATTCGCTGCATTCAACGACCCGCGCGGCATCTACATGCTCTGCTCCTGCGTGGCCAACTGA
- a CDS encoding sorbosone dehydrogenase family protein — protein MWIRRWLPCLLTLLPVAGMAQGALPGHLKLPPGFAAELLAPVPGARSMAMGRAGTLFVGTQRGGKVYAVRGALGGSAQTLVLAEGLKMPNGIAFRDGALYVAEPERILRFDGIESRLERPPAPTVVVDNLPTKGMLHSWRYLAFGPDDKLYVSLGAPCNVCNEPDFGAILRMNPDGSGREYFARGVRNSVGFTWDPGNGDMWFTDNGRDMLGDDRPPDELNHATRPGLDFGFPYCHGGTISDPEFGGLGQCKDAVAPVQALGPHVAALGLRFYTGSMFPAGFRGQVLIAEHGSWNRSKEAGRTGYRVSLVRMEKGKAVAYEPFIEGFLDGDQVLGRPVDLLVAPDGSLLVSDDTAGAIYRISYRSAD, from the coding sequence ATGTGGATTCGACGCTGGTTGCCCTGCCTGCTCACCCTGCTGCCAGTGGCCGGGATGGCGCAGGGGGCCTTGCCGGGACACCTCAAGCTGCCCCCCGGGTTCGCGGCGGAGCTGCTGGCACCGGTGCCCGGCGCGCGCTCCATGGCCATGGGGAGGGCCGGCACCCTGTTCGTCGGTACGCAGCGCGGCGGCAAGGTGTATGCGGTTCGTGGCGCCCTCGGTGGCTCAGCGCAGACGTTGGTGCTGGCGGAGGGCCTGAAGATGCCCAACGGCATCGCCTTCCGCGACGGCGCGCTGTACGTGGCGGAACCGGAGCGGATCCTGCGTTTCGATGGCATCGAATCCCGGCTGGAGCGGCCGCCTGCACCGACGGTGGTCGTCGATAACCTGCCGACCAAGGGTATGCTGCACAGCTGGCGGTATCTCGCTTTCGGGCCGGATGACAAGCTGTACGTGTCGCTGGGCGCACCCTGCAATGTCTGCAACGAGCCCGACTTCGGCGCCATCCTGCGCATGAATCCCGACGGCTCCGGTCGGGAGTATTTCGCTCGGGGCGTCCGTAATTCGGTGGGCTTCACCTGGGATCCTGGCAATGGGGACATGTGGTTCACCGACAACGGGCGTGACATGCTCGGTGACGATCGACCACCCGATGAGCTGAACCACGCCACCAGGCCCGGCCTGGATTTCGGTTTCCCGTACTGCCATGGAGGCACGATCAGCGATCCGGAGTTCGGTGGCCTGGGCCAGTGCAAGGATGCGGTTGCGCCGGTACAGGCCCTGGGCCCGCACGTGGCAGCGCTCGGCCTGCGCTTCTACACGGGCAGCATGTTCCCCGCGGGTTTCCGCGGCCAGGTGCTCATTGCCGAGCATGGCTCATGGAACCGCAGCAAGGAGGCTGGGCGCACCGGCTACCGGGTATCGCTGGTGCGCATGGAGAAGGGCAAGGCCGTCGCCTACGAGCCGTTCATCGAAGGCTTCCTGGATGGCGATCAGGTCCTCGGCCGGCCGGTGGACTTGCTGGTTGCGCCGGACGGCTCCTTGCTGGTGAGTGACGACACGGCGGGTGCGATCTACCGCATCAGCTATCGCAGCGCAGATTGA
- a CDS encoding TRAP transporter large permease subunit: MAPALLLLLTLLGTPLFAVIAAGAIAGFRSADIPLSAIAIEVLGLAETPILLAIPLFTFAGYVLAESRAPARLVRITTALMGWMPGGVALVSIAACALFTAFTGGSGVTIIALGAALYPALTQAGYSEDFSLGLITSAGCLGLLFAPSLPLILYGVITETSIDDMFIAGVVPGTLMIVCLGAYCLWVNRHIRVPISQFSWREVGLALRESWMDLPLPVIVLGGIYGGVFAVSEAAAVTAVYVLVTEVVIRRDIAISRLPHIARQSMILVGAVLLILGVSMASTNVMIDAEVPERLVGLVTQYVGGPVGFMALLFVFLLLIGAVLDMFAALVLVVPLIAPVASRYGIDPVHLGILFVANMELGYLAPPMGRNLVVAGYRFDKPILGVYRATLPFLLVLLGTVLVITFLPQVSLALLHR, from the coding sequence ATGGCGCCGGCCCTGCTGTTGCTGCTGACACTGCTGGGGACACCGCTGTTCGCGGTCATCGCCGCCGGAGCCATAGCCGGCTTCCGCAGTGCGGACATTCCGCTCTCGGCCATCGCCATCGAAGTGCTCGGCCTTGCGGAAACACCGATCCTGCTGGCAATTCCGCTGTTCACCTTCGCCGGCTACGTGCTGGCGGAAAGCCGCGCACCGGCGCGGCTGGTGCGTATCACGACGGCGCTGATGGGCTGGATGCCCGGGGGCGTTGCCCTCGTTTCCATCGCGGCTTGCGCACTGTTCACGGCATTCACCGGCGGCTCCGGGGTCACCATCATCGCCCTGGGAGCGGCGCTGTACCCGGCCCTGACACAGGCAGGCTACAGCGAGGACTTCAGCCTCGGCCTCATCACCTCGGCGGGTTGCCTCGGCCTGCTCTTCGCGCCGTCCTTGCCGCTGATCCTCTATGGCGTCATCACCGAGACGTCGATCGATGACATGTTCATTGCCGGTGTGGTACCCGGCACCCTCATGATCGTCTGCCTTGGCGCCTACTGCCTCTGGGTGAACCGCCACATCCGCGTGCCGATCAGCCAGTTCTCGTGGCGGGAGGTCGGTCTCGCCCTGCGCGAGAGCTGGATGGACCTTCCACTGCCGGTCATCGTCCTCGGCGGAATCTACGGTGGTGTCTTCGCGGTTTCCGAGGCCGCGGCCGTCACGGCCGTGTACGTACTGGTGACGGAGGTGGTCATCCGGCGGGACATTGCCATCAGCCGCCTGCCGCATATTGCCCGCCAGTCGATGATCCTGGTCGGTGCCGTGCTGCTCATCCTCGGGGTCTCCATGGCATCCACCAACGTGATGATCGATGCCGAGGTGCCCGAGAGACTCGTTGGCCTGGTGACGCAGTATGTCGGCGGTCCAGTGGGTTTCATGGCGCTGCTTTTCGTCTTCCTGCTGCTCATCGGTGCGGTGCTGGACATGTTTGCCGCATTGGTGCTGGTGGTGCCGCTGATCGCTCCCGTCGCATCACGCTATGGCATCGACCCGGTCCACCTGGGCATCCTGTTCGTTGCCAACATGGAACTGGGATACCTCGCGCCGCCAATGGGCCGCAATCTGGTGGTTGCGGGTTATCGCTTCGACAAGCCGATCCTCGGGGTGTATCGCGCAACATTGCCCTTCCTTCTGGTATTGCTGGGGACGGTCCTGGTCATTACATTCCTGCCACAGGTCTCGCTGGCATTGCTGCACCGCTAG